A single Choristoneura fumiferana chromosome 9, NRCan_CFum_1, whole genome shotgun sequence DNA region contains:
- the LOC141431475 gene encoding uncharacterized protein has translation MEVVIKIQMQTCNQITKDFKNYKKSPKDRITKPYIEIRLQRLEELWKKFCEGHDRLLEEYSAEYDTSIYAEKEVFDVTSEIYMEYKEELLTAAQMFIGEVMTKNSKDQLSENAVSKQVCIKLPKIVIPIFSGNYSEWVTFKDLFESLVHNNSTIKDVEKLHYLKGYLTGEAELLLRQIPISNANYSKCWELLKQRYDNKRFICNMILKRFLSQKNAAVESSTFLKELIDTSSDCLSALANIGVDVSTWDAIVIHLLTLKLDQETRKQWELSATGGTDSNTLPSFQEFKDFITNRFRALEFVETKKPSSGIHHFSQVKPRVLHTVQNTQCPCCSEIHKITFCKQYAALDVNARRNFVQEKGLCFNCLGNNHSAKFCQNATSCKICKRRHHTLLHPTDATPANTSGAKVSNVGTVEAEEPPLVTNCFARGTGQVLLATAIVNAKSKSGVYMAIRALLDQGSQASFITEATAQYLGLKKEPIKGNISGLGGDNNLISKAMVILHLQSLAHPNINISVQAYVLKTITSFLPANKVMDLNGLNITGIQLADPDYHTPNKIDVLLGAEVYSRVIQDGVRKNNQGTLLAQSTTLGWILSGIVDSFNTTFSGITVLHSQINEDNILKSFWEIEADSSSQKKLLSEEEERCESIFAASTKRDSEGRYVVKLPFREEDPSCKYGHSNEVAAKRFYSLENRLHRDTELQSKYKEVIDEYLHLGHMVEVPENDKNENAVCLPHHPVVKMDRETTKVRVVFDASCKGKNGISLNDDLMIGPKLQPDLRHLVMKWRMYPICLVSDIVKMYRQVKVTEEDADFQRILWRENSNEVLKEYKLLRVTFGTACAPYLAVKALQQVAIDHGKDYPMASERVLKDFYMDDLMTGCMTVDEGVQVYKEMNELLGKAGFELQKWTSNSNQLIKAMKLENNGKEIEDELKIKHDEIIKILGLTWNRNSDDFQYSVKLPPMKKLATKRTIISDISRLYDPLGWVAPSIILAKVMIQKLWLTGLGWDEDVPCKLLQEWSTYREELNELTKVHIPRWRLKEWLHGEVIVKKYGLTTELTLWARQEN, from the exons ATGGAAgtggtaattaaaattcaaatgcaaacgTGCAACCAAATTACTAAAgactttaaaaattataaaaaatcaccAAAAGATCGGATCACTaaaccttatatcgagataagGCTCCAACGGTTGGAAGAACTCTGGAAAAAGTTCTGTGAAGGTCACGATCGACTATTAGAAGAGTATTCGGCAGAGTACGATACGAGTATTTACGCAGAAAAGGAAGTTTTTGACGTGACTAGCGAAATTTACATGGAGTATAAAGAGGAGTTATTGACGGCTGCACAAATGTTTATTGGTGAAGTTATGACCAAAAATTCAAAAGACCAATTGTCGGAAAATGCGGTTTCAAAACAAGTTTGTATTAAACTGCCGAAAATTGTAATACCAATTTTTTCGGGCAATTATTCGGAGTGGGTAACCTTTAAGGATTTATTTGAATCTCTGGTGCATAACAACAGTACAATTAAAGATGTTGAAAAACTACATTATTTAAAGGGATATCTGACTGGTGAAGCGGAATTGTTACTTCGCCAGATACCGATTTCTAATGCAAACTATTCAAAATGTTGGGAGCTTCTAAAGCAGCGCTACGACAATAAACGGTTCATATGCAATATGATTTTAAAACGCTTTTTGAGTCAAAAAAATGCTGCTGTAGAATCTTCAACATTCTTGAAAGAGCTCATTGACACTAGCTCGGATTGTTTGAGTGCCTTAGCTAACATCGGTGTAGACGTGAGTACATGGGACGCTATTGTCATCCATTTGCTCACTCTAAAGTTAGACCAAGAGACTCGCAAGCAGTGGGAATTGAGTGCAACTGGAGGTACAGATTCCAATACATTGCCATCTTTCCAagaatttaaagattttattaccAACCGATTCAGAGCTTTAGAGTTTGTGGAGACCAAAAAACCATCGAGTGGGATTCACCACTTTAGTCAGGTCAAACCTCGTGTCTTACACACCGTCCAAAACACTCAATGCCCCTGTTGTTCGGAAATacacaaaattacattttgCAAACAATATGCAGCCCTTGATGTTAACGCTCGTCGTAATTTTGTTCAGGAGAAGGGTTTATGCTTCAACTGTTTGGGCAATAATCATTCTGCCAAGTTTTGCCAGAATGCGACTTCATGTAAGATTTGCAAGCGTCGTCACCATACCTTGTTGCATCCTACAGATGCTACACCAGCAAACACTTCTGGCGCTAAGGTTAgcaatgtaggtacagtcgaagcAGAAGAGCCACCGCTTGTTACGAATTGTTTTGCAAGGGGGACTGGGCAAGTTTTGTTGGCAACTGCGATTGTCAATGCTAAATCCAAAAGCGGAGTATACATGGCAATTCGAGCATTATTGGATCAAGGATCGCAGGCTTCTTTTATAACTGAAGCTACCGCACAATATTTAGGGCTAAAAAAGGAGCCAATCAAAGGGAACATTTCAGGTCTTGGTGGGGATAATAATCTTATATCTAAAGCTATGGTTATATTGCATCTACAGTCTTTGGCTCATCCAAACATAAATATATCTGTACAAGCTTATGTACTGAAAACGATTACATCTTTTCTTCCAGCAAATAAGGTCATGGATTTAAATGGATTAAACATAACAGGAATACAATTGGCGGATCCTGATTATCACACACCTAATAAAATCGACGTTTTACTAGGTGCTGAGGTATATAGTCGGGTAATTCAGGATGGCGTCAGGAAGAATAACCAGGGAACACTGCTAGCTCAATCAACAACATTGGGATGGATATTGTCTGGGATAGTTGATTCATTTAACACAACATTTTCGGGAATAACGGTTTTACATTCCCAAATCAATGAAGACAATATTCTAAAAAGTTTTTGGGAGATAGAAGCTGATTCTTCATCGCAAAAGAAGTTGTTATCAGAGGAGGAAGAACGCTGTGAAAGCATTTTTGCTGCCAGCACTAAACGTGATTCTGAGGGTAGATATGTGGTAAAGCTTCCCTTTAGAGAAGAAGATCCCAGCTGTAAATATGGTCATTCGAACGAAGTAGCGGCAAAAAGGTTTTATTCATTGGAAAACAGGTTACACAGGGATACAGAGCTACAGTCTAAATATAAAGAAGTCATAGATGAATATCTTCATCTTGGTCATATGGTGGAAGTGCctgaaaatgataaaaatgaaaatgcaGTGTGCTTACCTCATCATCCGGTGGTTAAAATGGATCGAGAAACCACCAAGGTTCGGGTAGTGTTCGATGCTTCTTGCAAAGGAAAGAATGGGATTTCACTCAATGATGATTTAATGATTGGACCAAAACTACAACCAGATTTAAGACATTTGGTTATGAAGTGGAGAATGTATCCTATCTGTTTGGTATCGGATATTGTAAAAATGTATAGGCAAGtaaaggtcacagaagaagatgCTGATTTTCAAAGGATTTTATGGAGGGAAAATTCAAATGAAGTATTGAAAGAGTACAAGTTGTTGAGAGTTACATTTGGAACCGCTTGTGCTCCGTATTTAGCTGTCAAGGCTCTTCAACAGGTTGCCATTGATCACGGAAAGGATTACCCTATGGCATCTGAAAGAGTATTGAAGGATTTCTACATGGATGATCTTATGACGGGATGCATGACAGTGGATGAAGGAGTACAGGTGTATAAAGAAATGAATGAATTACTAGGGAAAGCTGGATTTGAACTACAGAAATGGACGAGTAATAGCAACCAGTTGATTAAAGCAATGAAGTTAGAGAACAATGGAAAAGAAATTGAAGATGAACTTAAAATAAAGCATGAtgaaataatcaaaatattagGTCTTACCTGGAACCGGAATTCAGATGACTTTCAATATTCAGTGAAACTGCCGCCGATGAAGAAACTAGCCACGAAAAGAACTATTATATCGGATATTTCTAGGCTATATGATCCGTTAGGATGGGTGGCGCCTAGTATAATTTTAGCTAAGGTAATGATACAGAAGCTTTGGCTAACTGGCTTGGGTTGGGATGAAGATGTGCCATGCAAATTATTACAAGAATGGAGTACTTACCGTGAAGAGCTTAATGAGTTGACTAAAGTACATATTCCTAGATG GCGTTTAAAAGAATGGTTGCACGGAGAGGTCATTGTCAAGAAATATGGTCTGACAACGGAACTAACTTTGTGGGCGCGTCAAGAGAACTAG